One window of the Vitis riparia cultivar Riparia Gloire de Montpellier isolate 1030 unplaced genomic scaffold, EGFV_Vit.rip_1.0 scaffold837_pilon_pilon, whole genome shotgun sequence genome contains the following:
- the LOC117910754 gene encoding uncharacterized protein LOC117910754, with the protein MPIRRKLEEAVPILLPLLDEMMAGLNNQDAFVKLEGIRGYFEGKKVLFPNLKTVEDELLQKFTVLEEEIDNSKYTNTDAPQGTPRYSSLRLDSIEKIFKSIADLIQKFQSLQIESTDTSRKEAESAAHEAEISEEWSALKVGDLILGSPAMSCLQLNYNILDVQMKLCLLCFSIFPANSVIKKRPLVYWWIGEGLVAKTKDKTAMEEGDRIFGELINKGFLIAQYKPRDEGQDKNPIVDSCKMHSWIRLMLIRIARDAELFDSDAPGPGPGTRSRSMCLVPPTYNVSAGGPPQQPANPATVTEAGAGPDTSRLLTLFNVNEQYLNIPHDWFSKENKIVVLQLGRWKDSAKHHNEVENEDHIEVENEDFLKALGTKKHLKYLSLRGISRITEIPSTIRKLINLEILDLRACHNLEKLPSDISSLKKLTHLDISECYLLESMPKGLDKLSSLQVLKGFVVATSRKGPGRLGDVAGLTKLRKLSIYIPSDAYIEEAELSKLEEVSTLRILSITWGGGRGGGGRVQAETEPSGKPTTTDRKKSFASKKDRHQVQRTDIKTMGSLSFPQKLEKLDLWCIPCETKPAWLNPDKLNSLKRLYIRGGKLHSLSFEGNNKKWNVRILRLKYLHDLQVDEEQLRGDFPRLIHLEIKDKIMEGKGEDEHGGSSQQQQDQVLNN; encoded by the exons ATGCCGATCCGAAGAAAACTTGAGGAAGCTGTGCCAATTCTGCTTCCCCTTCTTGATGAAATGATGGCAGGTCTCAACAACCAAGACGCGTTTGTTAAATTGGAAGGGATCAGAGGGTACTTTGAGGGGAAGAAAGTTTTGTTCCCTAATCTCAAGACCGTGGAAGACGAGCTCCTGCAGAAATTCACTGTGCTTGAAGAAGAAATCGACAACTCTAAGTATACTAATACTGATGCCCCCCAAGGCACTCCCAGATATTCTTCCTTGAGGCTTGATTCCattgaaaaaatattcaaaagcaTAGCCGATCTTATTCAAAAATTCCAATCCTTGCAGATAGAAAGCACGGACACGTCCCGAAAAGAAGCCGAGTCAGCGGCCCATGAGGCGGAGATTTCAGAAGAATGGTCTGCATTAAAGGTGGGGGATCTCATTCTTGGCTCCCCAGCAATGTCTTGTCTGCAGTTGAATTATAACATTCTTGATGTTCAGATGAAGCTCTGCCTGCTATGTTTCTCCATATTTCCGGCCAATTCGGTAATAAAAAAGAGGCCCTTGGTTTATTGGTGGATTGGGGAGGGTTTGGTGGCCAAAACCAAGGACAAGACTGCAATGGAAGAGGGAGATAGAATCTTTGGAGAGCTGATCAACAAGGGCTTTCTAATTGCACAATACAAGCCACGCGACGAAGGCCAAGACAAGAATCCCATTGTGGATAGCTGTAAAATGCACTCTTGGATTCGCCTTATGTTGATCAGGATTGCTAGAGATGCTGAGTTGTTTGATTCTGATGCCCCTGGCCCAGGCCCTGGCACCAGATCACGCAGCATGTGTTTGGTTCCTCCGACCTACAATGTTTCTGCAGGGGGTCCTCCACAACAACCAGCTAATCCGGCCACAGTCACAGAAGCAGGAGCGGGTCCTGATACAAGTCGTTTATTGACTTTGTTCAATGTGAATGAGCAATATCTCAATATCCCCCATGACTGGTTTTCAAAGGAGAACAAAATTGTGGTTCTTCAGCTTGGGAGGTGGAAGGATTCAGCCAAGCACCACAATGAAGTTGAAAATGAAGACCACATAGAAGTCGAAAATGAAGACTTCTTGAAAGCTTTGGGGACCAAGAAGCACTTGAAGTATCTCAGCCTGCGAGGAATTTCAAGAATCACTGAAATACCTTCCACAATCCGTAAACTCATTAATCTTGAAATACTGGATCTCAGGGCATGTCACAATCTGGAGAAACTACCATCTGACATTTCATCTTTGAAGAAGCTGACGCATTTAGATATATCAGAGTGCTACTTGCTAGAGAGCATGCCCAAGGGCCTGGACAAGCTGAGTTCCCTCCAAGTGCTCAAGGGTTTTGTGGTAGCAACTTCAAGAAAGGGTCCTGGCAGGCTTGGAGATGTTGCTGGCCTGACGAAACTTAGAAAGCTGAGTATATATATCCCAAGTGACGCTTACATTGAAGAGGCAGAGCTTAGTAAGTTGGAGGAGGTTTCAACTCTTCGCATTCTATCAATAACATGGGGAGGAGGacgaggaggaggaggaagagtgCAGGCTGAAACTGAACCATCAGGAAAGCCAACAACCACAGATAGGAAAAAATCTTTCGCCTCGAAAAAGGACCGTCACCAAGTGCAGAGGACAGACATAAAGACGATGGGGTCCTTATCCTTTCCTCAAAAGTTAGAGAAACTGGATCTTTGGTGTATCCCTTGTGAAACCAAGCCAGCTTGGTTAAATCCTGATAAGTTAAACAGTTTAAAAAGGCTCTACATTAGGGGAGGAAAGCTTCATAGTTTGAGTTTTGAGGGGAATAACAAGAAGTGGAATGTTCGGATTTTGCGTTTGAAATATCTACATGATTTGCAGGTAGATGAGGAACAATTGCGGGGTGACTTCCCACGCCTCATTCACTTGgagataaaagataaaatcatGGAAGGCAAAGGGGAGGATGAGCATGGAGGCAGCAGCCAGCAGCAGCAGGACCAG GTCCTGAACAACTGA
- the LOC117910752 gene encoding beta-ureidopropionase-like yields MERREEENGKLEEAQPSTDGSICGFQSLHHLLKASLQPHLYQEVSRLLLGLNCGKPLENIALPESAKALSLEHGFDLQAYCFHADKEQLRESRIVRVGLIQNSIASPTTAPFLDQRGAIFEKLKPIIDAAGASGVNILCLQEAWTMPFAFCTREKRWSEFAEPVDGESTQFLQDLAQKYNMVIVSPILERDVKHGETIWNTAVIIGNNGNIIGKHRKNHIPRVGDFNESTYYMEGNTGHPVFETVFGKIAINICYGRHHPLNWLAFGLNGAEIVFNPSATVGELSEPMWPIEARNAAIANSYFVASINRVGTEIFPNPFTSGDGKPQHADFGHFYGSSHFSAPDASCTPSLSRYQDGLLISDMDLNLCRQLKDKWGFRMTSRYEMYAELLARYIKPDFEPQVVSDPLLHKKSS; encoded by the exons atggagagaagggaagaggaaaatggaaaattggaAGAAGCCCAGCCCTCCACTGATGGTTCCATTTGCGGGTTCCAATCTCTTCATCACCTCCTCAAAGCTTCTCTCCAACCCCACCTCTATCAG gAAGTTAGCAGACTACTTCTGGGCCTGAACTGTGGAAAACCACTTGAAAACATTGCTCTACCAGAGTCTGCTAAGGCGCTCTCTTTGGAGCATGGTTTTGATCTTCAG GCTTACTGCTTTCATGCTGATAAAGAGCAACTGAGAGAGAGCCGAATAGTTAGAGTTGGTCTTATTCAGAACTCTATTGCTAGTCCAACTACAGCACCCTTTTTGGACCAAAGAGGGGCCATCTTTGAGAAACTGAAGCCCATCATTGATGCAGCTGGTGCTTCAGGAGTGAACATATTATGCTTGCAA GAGGCATGGACAATGCCCTTCGCATTTTGTACTCGAGAGAAGAGGTGGAGTGAATTTGCTGAGCCTGTTGATGGAGAATCAACACAATTTCTTCAGGATCTTGCCCAGAAATATAACATGGTCATAGTGAGTCCAATTCTCGAGAGGGATGTTAAACATGGAGAAACTATCTGGAATACTGCTGTTATAATTGGAAACAATGGAAACATCATTGGCAAGCATCGGAAG AACCATATACCTCGGGTTGGTGACTTCAATGAGAGCACCTATTATATGGAAGGGAACACTGGGCATCCTGTGTTTGAGACAGTGTTTGGAAAGATAGCCATTAATATATGTTATGGAAGGCACCATCCTTTGAATTGGTTAGCTTTTGGCTTGAATGGTGCAGAAATTGTTTTCAACCCTTCAGCTACCGTCGGCGAACTCAGTGAACCAATGTGGCCTATTGAG GCACGCAATGCTGCAATAGCAAATAGTTACTTTGTTGCGTCAATCAATCGCGTTGGGACTGAGATCTTCCCCAATCCATTCACTTCTGGTGATGGGAAGCCTCAACATGCAGATTTTGGGCATTTCTATGGATCCAGCCATTTTTCAGCACCAGATGCTTCTTGCACACCGTCTCTCTCCCGTTACCAGGATGGCTTGTTGATATCAGACATGGACCTGAACCTCTGTAGGCAGCTGAAAGACAAGTGGGGGTTCCGAATGACTTCTCGGTATGAAATGTATGCAGAATTGCTTGCACGGTACATCAAACCGGACTTTGAGCCCCAAGTAGTTTCTGATCCCTTGTTGCATAAGAAGTCTTCATAG